GGGCGCGAACACGTTCGATCACATCCATTTGACCTCCGTATTCACATTGAAATGTGAGTGCAAGGGGTGGTTGTGGGAAAATCAGGTTGCCAAGCGCCGGACGTGTCCCCAATGAAGCCGGGTGAGCGATACGAAGCAGACCGTCGATCAGATCCGCGCCGTCTTCGGCGATGCGATGCGTCACGTCACCGCAACCGTCCATGCCATCACGGCGGGCCGGGACGGGGACCGGCACGGCATATTGGCCACGGCCGTCAGCTCGCTCAGCTTCGACCCGCCCTCACTGTTGGTCTGTATCAATCGCTCGGCCTCGCTCCACCAGCCGCTGGCAACGGCGGAGATCTTTGCCGTCAACGTGCTCGGGCTCGAGAACAAGGAGCTGGCGCAGCTGTTCGTTGATGCCCGCGGTGAAGACCGGTTTTCCCTAGGTGACTGGCAGGACGTTGCCGGCGCGCCCGTGCTGCAGGATGCGCAGTCGACCTTTGTCTGCCGGACAGTCGACCGCCATGAATTCGGTACCCACACGATCTTCATCGGAGAGCTGGTCCACGCCGCGCACCGCCGGAACAGCGCGCCGCTGACCTATTACGATCGTGAATTCATTGACCCTGCCAGCGCGGACCCAGCCTCCTAATAGATGATCGGACCGTCGCGGCGGATCAGCAGGTGGCCCGGATATGTCGGCCCTGCGCCGTTCCCCAGGTACCTGTCGATCTCGCGGTCCAGGAAGGCCGCACGGTCGTCCGGCGAGCGATAGGCACGGTTACGGAACAGGCCGCTGCCAAGCGACACACCCATCCCCGTCCGCCAGAACCGCGGTGCGATGTCCGGGTCGAAGCCGGCGTTGGCCAGCAGGTGCACACTAAGGCGGTCTGCCTCCTCCTCCGCCATGCGATTCGCGGCGAGGTTGCCCCCGAACTGGCCAAAGAAGCCCTTTCTCACACCCGCAAGGTCCAGCCTTCGCCGGTGCTCGAGAATCTGGTGTGCCAGCTCGTGCGCCACGATGACGGCCAGTTCCGCCTCAGTTGCGCCAGACACAAGCCCGTAGCTGACCTGGATCACACGGCCATCGGCCCGGGCCGCGAGCCCGCTTTCGGTGGTCACCTCGACCAGCGCGCGGCAGCCAAGTGGTGCGCGCAGCTGGACGGTTCGTGCTGCTGCGCCGTCAGATACTACGAGCAGCGAATCCCGGCTCTGGGCAAACAGACTCGCATAGGCTGCATCACGCAGGGGCGTGACATTGGCGTCCCGCCATTGCTCAGGCCCGGTGTCACCAATCGAAAGGACCGACATGCCAGTGCGCAGCCCCGCAGCCTCGGCCGGACTTCCCGGCGCCACTGCGGCAATTGCTAGGACCGAATCCCCGTGAAACCTTTCGAACGTCGGGTTGGTGTATTGGTCGCGGCTATGGAGTACCAGGCCGGTCGCCGGCGCGAATATGCGGCAAAGGCGCGCATTCTGGCGGAGGAGCGGCAAGGTCACGGAGGCAAGCTTGCGGTCCGCAGCCTGCAACGGATCAGCCGC
This genomic interval from Paraurantiacibacter namhicola contains the following:
- a CDS encoding flavin reductase family protein, whose amino-acid sequence is MSDTKQTVDQIRAVFGDAMRHVTATVHAITAGRDGDRHGILATAVSSLSFDPPSLLVCINRSASLHQPLATAEIFAVNVLGLENKELAQLFVDARGEDRFSLGDWQDVAGAPVLQDAQSTFVCRTVDRHEFGTHTIFIGELVHAAHRRNSAPLTYYDREFIDPASADPAS